In Deltaproteobacteria bacterium, one DNA window encodes the following:
- the polA gene encoding DNA polymerase I → MPPKTKAKKLSNSTASAKTSSGARKVILLDGHSLAFRAFFALPETLVTASGQVTNAVFGFTSMLIKLMADEKPTAVLVCFDKGAPQFRLDKYKEYKAGRAETPEHFRQQMPLIREVLGALKIPLVELQGFEADDLLATITKRCRDHGDEVIVVTGDRDIIQLVREGVEVIMTRRGISDVIRYDEPTVAERYGVTPAQWLDFVALKGEAADNLPGVPGVGDKTAAQLVVKYGDIEQVIAHAGELTPKLKESLKAHADQVRINKDLGRLLDDVELPLDPTGLELQPWDDEEVRRVFTSLEFRTLHDRLKALNLHRVTAAPASAVELTIADLTDKKELTGEGATAIAWSDQWVALCNTEGKALTLPSSKAAAELADFLRDAKRPKVAHDAKPLFRNALKSSQEVAGLYCDTKVAAYLLEPGSPSGYSLEEAASRYLGMNLHPANTASPGEQTSLVFDSDDKQQAARQAVALHALAPKLEEQLRANGTWQLAVELEFPLVGVLARMEHAGILIDKAYLKELDEKLGKKSVELERAIQAHAGEQINVNSQPQLQKILFDKLKLPKTRKIKTGYSTDAGELEKLKGNHPIIDALLEYREVAKLKTGFTDMLLELIDKETGRIHTTYDQAIAATGRLSSTNPNLQNIPIRDELGRQIRRAFVAPPGHVLLSADYSQIELRVLAHLSQDETFLQAFHQGHDFHAAIASKVYNVPIAEVTPDQRSQVKQFSYGIAYGMSAFGVSQRLGIEVGAAAQFIEMYYAQFPKVKAFLNTQVDQAKIDGYTTTMFGRRRYLPELRSDNFRMRAIGERMALNTPIQGSAADILKRAMINVDRALHREPIAKMLLTVHDELVFEVPKENLKQAHSLIEEEMSTAAQLSCGLVVDIHVGNNWAEAHA, encoded by the coding sequence GTGCCGCCCAAAACCAAAGCTAAGAAATTAAGCAACAGCACTGCGTCAGCCAAGACCTCCAGCGGCGCGCGCAAAGTTATCCTGCTCGATGGTCATTCCCTCGCCTTCCGGGCTTTCTTTGCTTTGCCTGAGACACTCGTAACGGCTTCTGGGCAAGTGACCAACGCGGTCTTCGGCTTCACCTCGATGTTAATTAAGCTGATGGCCGATGAAAAACCAACCGCTGTGTTGGTTTGCTTCGACAAGGGTGCGCCGCAGTTCCGTCTCGACAAGTACAAAGAGTACAAAGCTGGCCGCGCTGAAACCCCGGAACACTTTCGCCAACAGATGCCACTGATCCGCGAGGTCTTAGGAGCACTGAAAATCCCGCTGGTGGAGCTGCAAGGCTTTGAAGCGGATGACTTGCTAGCGACGATTACCAAACGCTGCCGTGACCACGGCGATGAAGTCATCGTCGTAACCGGCGACCGGGACATTATCCAACTCGTCCGAGAAGGCGTCGAGGTCATCATGACCCGACGTGGCATTTCGGACGTGATCCGTTATGACGAGCCAACAGTCGCCGAACGTTACGGCGTCACGCCGGCGCAATGGCTCGACTTCGTCGCGCTCAAGGGCGAAGCGGCGGACAACTTGCCCGGTGTTCCCGGAGTCGGCGACAAGACCGCCGCGCAACTTGTTGTGAAATACGGCGACATTGAACAAGTCATCGCCCATGCCGGCGAGCTCACCCCGAAATTGAAAGAATCGCTGAAAGCCCACGCCGATCAGGTGCGCATTAATAAAGATTTGGGCCGCCTGCTCGACGACGTGGAGCTGCCGCTCGATCCGACGGGCCTAGAATTACAGCCGTGGGATGACGAAGAGGTCCGCAGGGTTTTTACGTCACTAGAATTTCGTACGCTGCACGATCGACTCAAAGCGCTCAACCTTCATCGCGTCACGGCCGCTCCCGCTTCGGCGGTTGAACTCACAATCGCCGATCTCACCGACAAGAAGGAGCTGACTGGTGAGGGCGCCACCGCGATCGCCTGGAGCGATCAATGGGTTGCGCTTTGCAACACCGAAGGAAAAGCTCTCACCCTGCCGTCTTCTAAGGCCGCGGCGGAGCTTGCAGACTTCTTGCGCGATGCCAAACGCCCAAAGGTTGCGCACGACGCCAAGCCACTTTTCCGCAACGCTTTGAAGTCAAGCCAAGAGGTCGCGGGTCTTTACTGCGACACCAAGGTCGCGGCCTACCTTCTGGAACCCGGCTCCCCTTCCGGCTATTCCCTGGAAGAGGCAGCGAGCCGCTACCTCGGCATGAACCTGCATCCGGCCAATACTGCGTCACCCGGTGAACAAACGAGTCTCGTCTTCGACAGCGACGATAAACAGCAAGCGGCGCGTCAAGCCGTGGCACTGCACGCGCTCGCGCCAAAACTTGAGGAGCAGCTGCGTGCCAACGGCACCTGGCAGCTAGCCGTGGAATTGGAATTTCCCCTCGTCGGAGTGCTCGCGCGCATGGAGCACGCTGGAATCCTTATCGACAAGGCTTATCTCAAAGAGCTCGACGAAAAACTCGGCAAAAAATCCGTTGAGCTAGAGCGTGCAATTCAAGCGCATGCCGGCGAGCAGATCAACGTCAATTCACAGCCGCAGCTGCAAAAAATTCTCTTTGACAAGCTAAAACTGCCGAAGACGCGCAAGATAAAAACCGGATACTCGACCGACGCCGGTGAGCTGGAAAAACTCAAAGGCAATCATCCCATCATCGACGCTTTGCTCGAATATCGAGAAGTTGCAAAACTTAAGACCGGCTTCACCGACATGCTGCTTGAGTTAATCGACAAAGAGACCGGTCGGATTCACACCACATACGACCAGGCCATCGCCGCCACCGGCCGCCTTTCTTCGACGAATCCGAACCTGCAAAATATCCCGATCCGCGATGAGCTGGGCCGGCAAATCCGCCGCGCGTTCGTCGCGCCACCGGGGCATGTCCTGCTGTCGGCAGATTATTCACAAATCGAGCTGCGCGTGCTGGCGCATCTTTCTCAGGACGAGACTTTTCTCCAGGCATTCCACCAGGGCCACGACTTCCACGCCGCCATCGCCTCGAAGGTCTACAACGTGCCGATCGCCGAAGTGACGCCCGATCAGCGCAGCCAGGTTAAGCAGTTCTCCTACGGCATCGCCTACGGCATGTCCGCGTTTGGCGTTTCACAGCGCCTCGGCATTGAGGTCGGCGCGGCGGCGCAATTCATCGAAATGTATTACGCTCAGTTTCCCAAAGTGAAAGCGTTTCTCAACACGCAAGTAGACCAAGCCAAAATAGACGGCTATACCACGACCATGTTCGGCCGGCGCCGCTACCTGCCGGAGCTGCGCTCGGATAATTTTCGCATGCGCGCCATCGGCGAACGCATGGCGCTCAACACGCCCATCCAAGGCAGCGCAGCGGATATTCTCAAACGAGCGATGATCAATGTCGACCGCGCGCTGCACCGGGAGCCCATCGCCAAGATGCTGCTAACGGTGCACGATGAGTTGGTATTTGAAGTTCCGAAGGAAAATCTTAAACAGGCCCACTCGCTCATCGAAGAAGAGATGTCGACGGCAGCACAATTGAGCTGCGGATTAGTGGTCGACATTCATGTTGGGAACAACTGGGCGGAAGCGCATGCGTGA
- a CDS encoding ATP-binding cassette domain-containing protein encodes MPLLHLDNVSLAYGHLPLLKHVDFQIDLGERVCLIGRNGTGKTTLMRVITAAAAPDEGEVWRQDTLRVAHLEQEVPPDTDQTIFEVVASGLGELGSLLNEFHHATHAADTTSAAAMHGIAALQTRIESSGGWNVNQKVETVLTRLGLPEEKKLADCSGGTRRQVMLARSLVSEPDLLLLDEPTNHLDINAITWLEKFLLNYRGALIFITHDRTLTRHLATRIVELDRGNLASFPGDFDGYLQKRDALLEIEERAADKFDKKLAEEEAWIRRGVRARRTRNEGRVRALMTMRQAHAARLKVQGSASFGIDAGDISGKLVVDLRRVSFAYDDNIVVRDFSTRIMRGDRVGIIGPNGSGKSTLLKLILGELKPTSGQVIMGTRLQLAYFDQHRRLLDPEKTVRDNLSDSNYVSVRGRNRHVIGYLKDFLFPAQRIDSPVAALSGGERNRLLLAKIFTQPANMLVLDEPTNDLDVDTLELLEELLADYEGTLLLVSHDRSFLDNVVTNTLVFEENGKIGEYAGGYEDWERYRQYVTSQQAETAKAARPAPANDKRSADKASDKPRKLTYKEQRELEALPEKIETLEAEQTEIHARMGAADFYKQPSDKITAAMERLEAVKSELEACYERWQALEVVAS; translated from the coding sequence ATGCCCCTACTCCACCTCGATAACGTGTCGTTGGCCTACGGCCATCTGCCGCTCCTGAAACACGTCGACTTTCAGATCGACCTGGGCGAACGGGTGTGTTTGATCGGCCGCAACGGCACCGGCAAGACGACGTTAATGCGCGTGATTACCGCCGCCGCCGCGCCCGACGAGGGAGAGGTGTGGCGCCAAGACACTTTGCGGGTCGCGCATCTCGAACAAGAAGTGCCGCCGGATACCGACCAAACCATCTTTGAAGTCGTCGCCAGCGGCCTGGGTGAGCTAGGGTCCCTTTTGAATGAATTTCATCATGCAACCCACGCAGCCGACACGACCAGCGCAGCGGCGATGCACGGTATCGCTGCTTTGCAAACCCGCATCGAGTCGTCCGGCGGCTGGAACGTCAACCAGAAAGTCGAGACCGTGCTGACTCGATTGGGTCTGCCCGAGGAGAAAAAGCTCGCCGATTGCTCCGGCGGAACGCGGCGTCAGGTAATGCTCGCTCGCTCGCTCGTCAGTGAGCCCGATCTCCTACTGCTCGACGAGCCAACCAACCACCTCGACATCAACGCGATTACCTGGCTGGAAAAGTTTCTGCTCAACTATCGCGGCGCGCTGATTTTCATCACCCACGACCGAACTTTAACCCGTCATCTCGCCACCCGCATCGTCGAGCTGGACCGTGGTAACTTAGCTTCGTTTCCCGGCGATTTCGATGGCTATCTGCAAAAAAGGGACGCGCTGCTCGAAATCGAAGAGCGCGCCGCGGATAAGTTCGACAAGAAACTCGCCGAAGAAGAGGCCTGGATTCGGCGCGGCGTCAGGGCACGACGGACCCGCAACGAAGGGCGCGTGCGAGCATTGATGACGATGCGCCAGGCCCACGCGGCACGCTTGAAAGTTCAGGGCAGCGCCAGCTTCGGCATCGATGCCGGCGATATCTCCGGCAAACTGGTCGTCGATCTGCGACGTGTCAGCTTCGCTTACGACGACAACATTGTCGTCCGCGATTTCTCAACCCGCATCATGCGCGGCGACCGGGTCGGTATCATCGGTCCCAATGGCTCGGGCAAAAGCACGCTGCTCAAATTAATTCTCGGCGAGCTTAAGCCCACCAGCGGCCAAGTGATCATGGGCACGCGCTTGCAGCTTGCCTATTTTGACCAGCATCGCCGCTTGCTCGACCCGGAGAAGACCGTGCGCGATAATTTGAGCGACTCAAACTATGTTTCCGTCCGCGGTCGGAATCGCCATGTGATCGGCTATCTGAAGGACTTTCTCTTTCCGGCCCAGCGCATCGACTCGCCGGTCGCGGCACTCTCCGGCGGCGAGCGCAATCGCCTCCTGTTGGCTAAAATATTCACTCAGCCGGCGAATATGCTGGTGCTCGATGAACCGACCAATGATTTGGATGTCGATACTCTAGAATTGCTTGAAGAATTGTTGGCGGACTACGAAGGGACTTTGCTGCTCGTGAGTCATGACCGCAGCTTCCTCGACAACGTGGTCACAAACACGCTCGTTTTCGAGGAAAACGGCAAGATCGGCGAATACGCCGGCGGCTACGAAGATTGGGAGCGCTACCGTCAGTATGTTACGAGCCAGCAGGCAGAGACGGCGAAGGCCGCTCGGCCTGCGCCGGCCAACGACAAGCGCAGCGCCGACAAAGCGAGCGACAAGCCACGCAAGCTCACTTACAAAGAGCAGCGCGAACTTGAAGCATTGCCTGAGAAAATCGAAACACTCGAAGCTGAGCAAACCGAGATTCACGCGCGTATGGGCGCCGCAGATTTTTACAAGCAGCCGAGCGACAAGATAACCGCCGCGATGGAACGTCTGGAGGCCGTGAAAAGCGAGCTCGAAGCATGCTATGAAAGATGGCAAGCATTGGAGGTCGTCGCCTCTTAA
- a CDS encoding DUF3834 domain-containing protein: MIKLLRIIVCSSLIFLGGATKLFALDKIRIGMGALSPTNAPIWVAEERGFFKKHNLDVEAIFIGGGAARAVNALVAGDIQFGSASGGPVINSILKGVDIAMVAALNNKGVHRLLVRSDIDTPEALKGKRIAITAFGTASHTVLSLLLNHWNLRQEDMSVLQIGSSPTMLISLQKKVVDGAVLTDPSYFIAEDNGFRVLADLAKMNIHYLQSMLVANRAYLRANRDQATRVMRAYVEGIAYFKRNKKDSVRIILKKMRMEADKEKYAERTWEQYANVYFERAPYPSVSGIRTVLDSLAKENPKARGAEPQLFVDNTILKALEDGGFIKALYD, translated from the coding sequence ATGATCAAGCTTCTCCGAATTATTGTTTGCAGCTCTCTGATATTCCTCGGCGGCGCAACGAAACTCTTCGCGCTCGACAAAATCCGCATCGGCATGGGCGCGTTGAGCCCCACCAATGCGCCCATCTGGGTCGCCGAAGAGCGCGGCTTTTTCAAAAAACACAACCTCGACGTCGAAGCGATTTTCATCGGCGGCGGCGCCGCCCGCGCCGTCAACGCCTTGGTTGCCGGCGATATTCAGTTCGGCAGCGCCAGCGGCGGTCCGGTGATCAACTCGATCCTTAAAGGCGTTGACATCGCCATGGTCGCGGCGTTGAACAACAAGGGCGTGCACCGGCTCCTGGTCCGCTCCGATATCGACACCCCCGAAGCGCTCAAGGGCAAGCGCATCGCCATCACCGCCTTCGGCACCGCGTCGCATACAGTGCTCTCGTTGCTGCTCAACCACTGGAATCTGCGCCAGGAAGATATGAGCGTGCTGCAGATCGGCTCGTCGCCAACGATGCTGATCAGCTTGCAGAAAAAAGTCGTCGACGGCGCCGTCCTCACCGATCCGTCGTATTTTATCGCCGAGGACAATGGCTTTCGCGTGCTCGCCGACCTGGCAAAGATGAACATCCATTATCTGCAAAGCATGCTGGTGGCCAACCGCGCCTATCTACGCGCCAACCGCGATCAGGCGACCCGCGTCATGCGCGCCTACGTCGAGGGCATCGCCTATTTCAAACGCAACAAGAAAGACAGCGTGCGCATCATTCTCAAGAAAATGCGCATGGAGGCGGACAAAGAAAAATACGCCGAGCGCACCTGGGAACAATACGCCAACGTTTATTTCGAGCGCGCCCCCTACCCCTCCGTCAGCGGCATCCGCACCGTGCTCGATTCCCTGGCCAAGGAAAACCCCAAAGCGCGCGGCGCCGAGCCGCAGCTATTCGTCGACAATACGATTTTGAAAGCGTTGGAGGACGGCGGTTTTATCAAAGCGCTCTATGATTAA
- a CDS encoding 3-methyl-2-oxobutanoate hydroxymethyltransferase, with translation MLFPAMANCWPTGQRTFDSNLCGLAASARVDARIKELTMAKLTIKDLQQMKHDGKKIAVAVVYEYQMAKICERAGADLLSVGDSLGRVFLGLPHTDDFTIDDMLPFAKAVACAAERAVVNVDMPTATCNAGPKAVAAAALRIKNEVGADMTKVDIRQQEEALFDDVRAVVETGLPVYPQIGFPAGAGSTIHGSKADHEHMLKWAHRLEDAGAVALDLTSVTPEIYADVCKSVKIPVLGGQTGPEADGRIYVSYGLVGYQAATIDRAGAPSTAKFIFDQMKAAIDAVHSGHWKAGH, from the coding sequence ATGTTATTCCCGGCTATGGCAAATTGCTGGCCGACTGGCCAACGAACATTTGATTCTAATCTTTGCGGCCTCGCCGCCTCTGCGCGAGTCGATGCCCGAATCAAGGAGCTAACAATGGCAAAACTCACAATCAAAGACCTGCAGCAGATGAAGCACGACGGCAAGAAGATCGCCGTCGCGGTGGTGTACGAATATCAAATGGCCAAGATCTGCGAGCGCGCCGGCGCCGATCTGCTCTCGGTCGGCGATAGCCTGGGCCGAGTCTTTCTCGGCTTGCCGCACACCGACGATTTCACCATCGACGATATGCTGCCCTTTGCCAAAGCCGTCGCCTGCGCCGCCGAACGCGCGGTCGTCAACGTCGACATGCCGACCGCCACCTGCAACGCTGGCCCGAAAGCCGTCGCCGCCGCGGCGCTGCGCATCAAAAACGAAGTCGGCGCTGACATGACCAAAGTCGATATCCGCCAACAGGAAGAAGCGTTGTTCGATGACGTGCGCGCGGTGGTTGAAACCGGCCTGCCGGTCTATCCTCAGATCGGTTTTCCAGCCGGCGCCGGCAGCACCATTCACGGCAGCAAAGCCGACCACGAGCATATGCTCAAATGGGCGCACCGGCTCGAAGACGCCGGCGCGGTGGCGCTCGATCTTACCAGTGTCACACCGGAAATTTACGCCGACGTTTGCAAGAGCGTAAAAATCCCCGTCCTAGGCGGGCAGACAGGCCCAGAGGCCGATGGCAGAATCTACGTCAGTTATGGCCTGGTCGGCTATCAGGCCGCCACCATCGATCGCGCCGGCGCGCCGAGCACGGCCAAATTCATCTTCGATCAGATGAAAGCCGCCATCGACGCAGTCCACTCGGGCCACTGGAAGGCTGGGCACTGA
- a CDS encoding LLM class flavin-dependent oxidoreductase: protein MATNLRFGLLLPHFCEHASMDACIAGARRAEAYGFDSVWVRDHLVFTPHRSDGIDNTHIEGLLVLSAVAAATQKLTLGTAMAICHRQPIHLAQAFAGLSAISKGRVVMGMGLGGFPQEFAAAGWPSALADRVKLARANVDICRRLWAGETLSHKSEFMEFHDVALKPTPQKPIPIWVGGGTPASCRRAAEYGDGWMPARITLLTFEQRIGYLRELCAKQNRAMLETAVMPFTTIGKNQEDALKGMRVDNLIDEAHNSSSWVKPPSGKFSTLADLRGVILAGATQDIVRETRAYEQAGANHIVYDLRLRYKDWHEQIDLLGKHVLPALRG from the coding sequence ATGGCAACCAACCTCCGCTTCGGTCTGCTTCTCCCCCATTTTTGCGAGCACGCATCGATGGACGCCTGCATCGCCGGCGCGCGCCGCGCCGAAGCTTATGGCTTTGATTCGGTGTGGGTGCGGGATCATTTGGTCTTCACGCCGCACCGCAGCGACGGCATCGATAACACTCACATCGAAGGCTTGCTGGTGCTGTCCGCCGTCGCCGCGGCGACGCAGAAACTCACACTCGGCACGGCGATGGCAATTTGCCATCGCCAGCCGATCCATCTCGCGCAAGCCTTTGCCGGTTTGAGCGCCATCTCGAAGGGCCGTGTCGTCATGGGCATGGGCTTGGGCGGCTTTCCCCAAGAGTTTGCAGCCGCCGGCTGGCCATCGGCGTTGGCGGACCGCGTGAAACTTGCGCGCGCCAACGTCGATATCTGCCGCCGGCTCTGGGCCGGTGAAACCCTCTCGCACAAAAGCGAGTTCATGGAGTTTCACGACGTCGCGCTGAAACCGACGCCGCAGAAACCGATTCCCATCTGGGTCGGCGGCGGCACGCCGGCCTCCTGCCGGCGCGCCGCGGAGTACGGCGATGGTTGGATGCCGGCGCGCATTACGCTGCTGACATTTGAACAGCGCATCGGCTACCTGCGCGAACTATGCGCCAAGCAAAATCGCGCGATGCTCGAAACCGCGGTGATGCCGTTTACCACCATCGGCAAGAACCAGGAGGACGCGCTCAAAGGCATGCGAGTCGATAACCTGATCGATGAAGCGCATAATTCATCGAGCTGGGTGAAACCGCCGTCGGGAAAATTTTCGACGCTGGCAGATCTGCGCGGCGTGATTCTCGCCGGTGCGACGCAAGATATCGTCAGGGAAACCCGCGCCTATGAGCAAGCCGGTGCCAATCACATCGTCTACGATTTGCGGCTGCGCTACAAAGATTGGCACGAGCAGATCGATCTATTAGGCAAGCACGTGCTGCCCGCTCTGCGTGGCTAA
- a CDS encoding PPOX class F420-dependent oxidoreductase — translation MMDISDAKEFLKHNHHGVLVARKKDGVSLQMTLVSPVLGADGNVTITARGNTFKVKNIRRNPNVSLLVYGDKFNGSDYIQVDGKAQVIDHPDAMPIVLDWHKQIRGEPKSWDEIKQKTLAEGRIAIRLTIERCGPQATSHGSR, via the coding sequence ATGATGGACATCTCCGATGCCAAGGAATTTCTCAAACACAATCACCACGGCGTCTTGGTGGCGCGCAAAAAAGACGGCGTATCGCTGCAGATGACGCTGGTGTCGCCGGTCCTGGGCGCGGACGGCAACGTCACCATCACTGCGCGCGGTAATACTTTCAAAGTCAAGAATATCCGGCGCAACCCAAATGTATCGCTTTTAGTTTATGGCGATAAATTCAACGGCTCGGACTACATTCAAGTAGACGGCAAAGCGCAGGTCATCGACCACCCCGACGCCATGCCGATCGTGCTCGATTGGCATAAACAGATCCGCGGTGAGCCCAAGAGCTGGGATGAGATCAAACAGAAAACCTTGGCCGAAGGACGGATCGCCATTCGCCTAACCATCGAGCGCTGCGGCCCGCAGGCCACCTCACACGGCAGCCGGTAG
- the maf gene encoding septum formation protein Maf gives MRLILASTSPRRKEILGLLGTPFEVIAPDFTETLTHGRAIEQEVLDFAVGKAQSVASRQPESIVVGSDTMIAIDGQKIGKPAGFVDARRILRELSGKEHRILTSVAIVDGQGGPGLTLVEEVRVKMHPYPAAEVDAYLACNESFDKAGAYSIQGHGRALIERIEGDYLAAVGLPLRPIADYLSQRGVVISRDIASLYRDRSFLNWATFE, from the coding sequence ATGCGCCTGATCCTCGCTTCCACATCGCCGAGGCGCAAGGAGATTCTCGGCCTTCTTGGCACGCCCTTCGAAGTCATTGCCCCCGATTTCACCGAGACCCTGACCCACGGCCGCGCCATTGAACAGGAAGTGCTCGACTTCGCCGTCGGCAAGGCGCAATCGGTAGCGTCCCGCCAGCCAGAGAGCATTGTCGTAGGCAGCGATACGATGATCGCCATCGACGGCCAGAAGATTGGCAAGCCGGCCGGCTTCGTCGACGCGCGCAGAATTCTCCGCGAGCTTTCCGGCAAAGAGCATCGGATTCTCACCAGCGTGGCGATCGTCGATGGCCAGGGCGGCCCAGGCCTGACGCTGGTCGAAGAAGTGCGCGTCAAAATGCACCCGTACCCTGCCGCTGAAGTCGACGCCTATCTCGCTTGCAACGAGTCCTTCGACAAAGCCGGCGCCTACTCGATCCAGGGCCATGGCCGAGCCTTGATCGAGCGTATCGAAGGCGACTACCTGGCTGCCGTCGGCTTGCCACTGCGCCCCATCGCCGATTATTTAAGCCAGCGCGGCGTGGTGATTAGCCGTGACATCGCCAGCCTTTATCGCGACCGCAGCTTCCTCAACTGGGCGACTTTCGAATAA
- a CDS encoding tRNA-dihydrouridine synthase, with amino-acid sequence MDNFWQQIPRPIIGLSPMDGVTDASFRYITAKHGKPDVMLTEFVNIQSAMYAPDIMIKDFTYAEIERPIAAQIYGKTPELFYKVAHIVGELGFDGLDINMGCPAKKVAAAGCGAALIRTPELAREIIRAARHGIEDWANGQTLEQIGIRPSAIAAFKAANRLRTGSDDAPKRRIIPLSVKTRIGYERNAIDEWIPNLLEERPAAITLHGRTLQQGYKGDADWHAIARAAQHAKGSSTLVLGNGDLRDMPDIYRRISETGVDGVLMGRAAEGNPWLFAGKGEVKQALCGNGIVGPQPAIGLADRFEVIREHSEHYQSVVQLRSFVGMRKHLIWYCLDFRGAAEMRSRMVRLSSAAEVDRCLQDFLTEGMNNSMHCGEATSAAAFASI; translated from the coding sequence ATGGACAATTTCTGGCAGCAGATCCCGCGCCCGATCATCGGCCTCTCGCCGATGGACGGCGTGACCGATGCGTCGTTTCGCTACATCACCGCGAAACATGGCAAGCCGGATGTGATGTTGACCGAGTTTGTCAATATTCAGTCGGCCATGTACGCGCCGGACATCATGATCAAGGATTTCACTTATGCGGAAATCGAGCGGCCGATCGCGGCGCAGATATACGGTAAGACTCCAGAGCTGTTTTACAAAGTCGCTCATATCGTTGGAGAATTAGGATTCGATGGCCTCGACATCAACATGGGCTGCCCGGCCAAGAAAGTCGCCGCCGCCGGCTGCGGCGCGGCGCTTATTCGCACGCCGGAGCTAGCTCGCGAAATTATCCGGGCGGCGCGTCACGGCATCGAAGACTGGGCCAACGGCCAGACGTTGGAGCAGATCGGCATTCGCCCCAGCGCCATCGCGGCGTTCAAAGCCGCCAATCGCTTGCGCACCGGCAGCGACGACGCACCCAAGCGGCGGATCATCCCCCTGTCGGTGAAAACCCGCATCGGCTATGAGCGCAACGCCATCGACGAGTGGATCCCGAATTTGCTTGAAGAGCGCCCGGCGGCGATCACCCTGCACGGCCGCACGCTGCAGCAAGGCTACAAGGGAGACGCCGATTGGCACGCCATTGCCCGCGCGGCGCAGCATGCCAAAGGCTCCAGTACTCTAGTGTTGGGCAATGGCGATTTGCGCGATATGCCGGACATTTATCGCCGCATTAGTGAGACTGGGGTTGATGGTGTGCTGATGGGCCGGGCCGCCGAAGGAAACCCCTGGCTATTCGCCGGCAAAGGAGAGGTGAAACAGGCGCTCTGCGGCAACGGCATTGTCGGTCCACAGCCAGCCATCGGCTTGGCAGACCGCTTTGAGGTCATTCGCGAGCATAGCGAACATTATCAAAGCGTCGTTCAACTGCGCAGCTTCGTCGGCATGCGCAAGCACTTGATCTGGTACTGCCTCGACTTTCGCGGTGCCGCCGAAATGCGCTCGCGCATGGTGCGCCTGAGCAGCGCGGCAGAGGTCGATCGCTGTTTGCAGGATTTTCTCACCGAGGGCATGAACAACTCGATGCACTGCGGCGAAGCCACTTCAGCTGCGGCATTTGCTTCTATCTAA
- a CDS encoding 4-oxalocrotonate tautomerase, with product MPVVHIYMYKGRDKEQKNELVKRISKDFLEVANVKPESLNILFHDMEKEAWGIAGSLASEK from the coding sequence ATGCCGGTGGTTCATATCTACATGTACAAGGGCCGCGACAAAGAGCAGAAAAATGAATTGGTGAAACGGATCTCGAAGGATTTCCTCGAGGTCGCCAACGTCAAGCCGGAATCTTTGAACATTCTGTTTCACGACATGGAAAAGGAAGCTTGGGGAATTGCCGGATCGCTCGCCAGCGAGAAGTGA